The genomic region CCAAGCACGAACATCTGCACCGCGCCGAGCAGCACGACGACGAGCATCGTCGAGGTCCAGCCCTGCACTGCCGACCCGCTGAGCCAGCCGACCGCAATGTAGAGCACGAGCAGCACCGACGCCGCCGTCAGCCACAGGCCGACATGGCTGGCGAAGCGCAGCGGCGCCGTCGAGAATCCCGTGACCGCGTCGAGCGCGAAGCGGATCATCTTGCCAAGCGGATATTTGCTTTCGCCCGCATGGCGTTCGGCCCGGTCATAGACGAACGGCACCTGGCGGAAGCCGATCCAGGCGACCATCCCTCGGATGAACCGCGCCTGCTCGGGCAACGAGAGGAAAGCGTCGAGCGCGCGGCGGCTCATCAGGCGGAAGTCGCCGGTGTCGAGCGGAATGGGCGTGTCGGTCACGCGGTCGAGCACACGATAAAAGGCCGCCGCCGTAAGCTTCTTGAAGAAGGTCTCGCCTTCGCGCCTGCGCCGCACGGCATAGACTACGTCGGCCTGCTGCGCCGCCATGGTGGCGCGCATGTCGGCAAGCAGCTCGGGCGGATCCTGGAGATCGGCGTCGATGATCAGGATCTCGTCGCCGGCGCAGAGATCGAGCCCCGCCGTCAGCGCGAGCTGATGGCCGTGGTTGCGCGACAGATTGATCGCGACAAGGTGCGGATCGGCGGCGGCCAGCCGCTGCATCACCTGCCAGGTCGCGTCCTTCGATCCGTCGTTGACGAAGACGATCTCGTAGGAGTCGCCCATGGCGGTGCGCGCCGCGGCCGATACGCGCGCATGCAGCGCGTCGAGACAGCCCTCCTCGTTGTAACAGGGGACGACTACGGAAAGCCGGGGACGATTCATGGGCGCGCGTCTTAGCGGAGCGCGCGGGACACGTCATCAGCGACGATGATCCGGGCGCAGGCGATTGCCTGTAGCTCAGCGCCTCCTACATTCGTGCGCGTGAGCGCCCTTCCCATCACTGCCCGCATCGCCGATGGTGTCGCTTCGATCCCGGCGGCGCACTGGGACGCCTGCGCCGGCAGTCGCAACCCGTTCGTCAGCCACGCCTTTCTGTCGATCCTCGAGCGATCCGGCTCGGCGACGCCACGCGCCGGCTGGCAGTCGATGCCGCTGGTGATCGACGATGCCGCGGGTATGCCGGTCGCGGTGGCCCCCGCCTATGCCAAGTCGCACAGCCAGGGCGAATATGTGTTCGATCATGCCTGGGCCGATGCCTGGGAGCGCGCCGGCGGTCGCTATTATCCCAAGGTGCAGGTGGCGGTGCCGTTCACGCCGGTACCGGGCCCGCGGCTGCTGCTGCGCGCCGACGCACCCGAGGCGGCCGCCGCCGCGCTGATCGCCGCGATCGAGGCGCTGACCGACCAGAACCGCCTGTCGTCGGCGCACGCCACTTTCGTGGCGCCCGAACAGCTGCCGGAGTTCGAACGGGCCGGCTGGCTGGTACGCGCCGGCACGCAATTCCACTGGGCCAACCGGGACTACGACAGCTTCGACGCGTTCCTCGGCGACCTTGCCAGCCGCAAGCGCAAGGCGATCCGCAAGGAGCGTGCCGCGGCGCTGGAGAGCGGCATCACCGTTCGCCATCTGAGCGGCGCGGCGATCACCGAGGCGCACTGGAACGCCTTTTGGGAATTCTACCAGGATACCGGCAGCCGCAAATGGGGCCGCCCCTATCTCACCCGGCCCTTCTTCTCGATGCTCGGCGAGGCGATGGGCGACAAGGTGCTGCTGATCCTGGCCGAGCGGGACGGCCGGCCGATCGCCGGCGCGCTCAACCTGATCGGCGCGGACACGCTCTATGGCCGCTATTGGGGGTGCGTCGAGGACGTGCCGTTCCTCCATTTCGAGCTCTGCTATTATCAGGCAATCGACGCCGCGATCGCGCGCGGTCTCTCCAGCGTCGAGGCAGGCGCGCAGGGCGAGCACAAGCTGGCGCGCGGCTATGCGCCGGTGCGCACCTGGTCGGCGCATTATCTGCCCGATCCCGGTTTCCGGCGCGCCGTCGCCGACTATCTGGACCGCGAGCGCGAGGCAGTCGCGGCGGAAGAGGAGTATCTGGGCGAACTGATGCCGTTCAGGAAGGCCTCGGCGTAAGGGGCGCACGCGGCGCCTCGCCTGCGGGCGGCGGCACCGAAGGATCGACGCGGTAGAGGCCGCTCGATCCGCTGCGCCACACCGGCTCCAGCCCCTGCATCAACGCCGGATCGATGCGCGGCGGCTGGACGATCCAGACATAGTCGAAGGCGTCGCGCGGAAACCGCGCCAGCGCGCGATCCGCGGGGCGCCACCACTGGCCCCGGCACTGACGCGGCGTGATGAGTTGCGACGGATCCTGACGGAAACCGCGCGCCGCGCGATAGCGCGCGGTGAGAAGCTGCGCCCCGGCCATCGACCATTGATCGTTGCTGTAGGAAAGCCGCCGCACCAACGCCATCGCGGGAATGTGCTCGAGCCGCGACATTTTCCACGGGTTGGCGCAGCTATACCCCACGAAGGTGACGACCCGCGATCCGGGCGGCAGTTCCTCCAGTGCGGCAAGCTCGCGATCATAGCTGCGATCGAACAGCGCATAGCTCCACGTCGTGCCGCCGATCCGCACAAGGAAAAAGGCGAGCCCCGCCGCCGCGACGAGCGCCGCGCCGCGCATCGAAAGCCCGGGCTTGGGCCGCAGCGCGACCAGCCCGATCGCGATCATATAGGGCGCCAGCCGCATGTCGGCATAGGCCGAGCCGAACACGATTCGCGGCAGCAGCAGATAGACCGCGAGCAGGAACAGCGCGGAAAGCAGCAGGTTGCGCGAATATTCGATGTTCGGGTCGCGAACGCCCTTGAACAGGATCAGATAGAGCACGCCGAGGCTGGCGAGATCGAACAGCTGCCAGCGATCGCGAAACACCATGGTGACCCACTGCATCTTCGCGCGCCAGTTGAACCAGTCGGCGGTCTGGCCGGAGACGTGATCGCCGGTCCGCCAGGCGAACATCAGCAGGACCGGCGGCGCCAGCACGAGGCACTGGATGCCCGCGCGGAACCACGGGACGATCCAGCTCGAAACGAAATCCTCGTGCCATCGCGCGCCCTTGCGCACGCGCACGTCGTGCTGGCGGATCAGCTCGGCCGAAAAGGCAAGCACGCCCAGCGTTCCCCATCCGAAGGTGTGGGTCAGCCAGATGAGGCAGCTCAGCGGTATGAACAGCCAGCTCCGCAGCACGAACCGGCCCTGCCGCGCCAGCCGCAGCCACAGCGCGAAGGCGTTGAGCGCCAGCGCCATCGACAGCGCGAAGTTCACGAAGCCGAATTGGAAAGGGAAGTTGTAGGCGAGCGGCAGCGCAAACAGCGCGGTCGCCGGGATCTTCCCGTGCACCTCGCGCGCGATCCACAACAGGCCCGTCACCGTAAGCGGCGGGATCGTCAGAACGATCAGCTTCACCGCAAGCTCGAGACCGAACAGCTTGGCAAGCGGAACGACGAGCAGATCGACTCCGAGATTGCCGATCAGCTGCCACTGGAAGTCATACCAGTCGTTCAGCCAGGGATAGGTGTCGCGGTCGAGCTGGACCCGATAGCGCCCCATATGACCAGGCAGATCGACGAGCGGAGGAATGTCGGGCCAGAGCAGCGGCACGGCCGATGCCAGCGCCGCGAACAGCACGAACCAGCGCGTCTGCCACCAGCTGCGCGTTTCCAGCCTGTGCCGGTCCGTCGTCTCCAAGGCGCCCGCATCCCCCGCAACCGCGACGCGAAGCGCTCCGCGCCGCGCCGCGCCAATTCAGCGGATGCGATAGAAGCGAAGGCCAGTGTCGTGCAAGGGGAGCGGCTCGGCCCATGCGGGCGGTTCGCCGCGTGAGAGCTGCGCGGCCAGGCTGCCCGGCCGCGCATGGGGCACGCCGACTTCGGAGAAGTCGCCCGGACAGAAGAGGATATAGCGCACCTGCCACTCCGCCGCGATCGCTCGCGCCTGTTCGGGCGCGGCGAGAAAGAAGCGATAGCTGGCCAGATTGCCCCGGTTGTTGCGATGATAGCCGGCGCCGACGGAGGCGTGGTGGGTTCCGCCGATCACCCGCGCACCATGATCCATCGCAGTCATCACGGTTCCGGCCGGATAAGCGTTCAGCCGGTGCCAGACATCGCCCTGTTTGCACGACTCCGCCTGTTCGGTCGCGGCGGCGATGCGGGGGCGAAGCTGCTCCTCGATCCAGCCGGTGACGACCAGCCAGAGCACGCCCGCCGACACACACCAGGCGCCGACAAGCGCGAACGGACGCCAGCGCGGCGCGCGAGCCCGGGCGGCGAGCACGAGCTGCGCGAGCATCGGCGCCGCGACCGCCGAGCCCATATAGGCGCCGCGCAGCTGGAACAGCAGAATCACTGCGCTCGCCAGATAGACGGCGCCGAGCGGCAGCATCGCGAGCCGTTGCGCGGCATCGGCCCGGCGAAGGCGAAGCGCGAAAACGATCAGCGCGATCGTCAGCAGCGCCGCCGCCTGAATCGCTGCGGAAACCTTGGGCTGTTCGAAGACCCCGATTGCCTCGGGAATGCTGTCGATGATCGCGTGCTGAAGAAACGGCCCCATCGGTCCATAGGGACCGGTGAGACACACCGGATAGCTCGCGAGCGTGGCCGCCAGCGCCACAGTGCCGAGCCCAGCTCCGACGGCGAACCGCAGGCGCCAATCGCGCAACGCCGGCGTGAGTGCACCCAGCACCAGCCATGCGACCCCAACCGCCACCGCCCCGGTTACGGAGGCAGGCGTGAAGGCATCGCACCATTCGGCGCTCCAGTAGCTCGGACGCGCGAACAGCAGCAGCGCCAGCGTGGCCACCGTCAGCATCGCTCCGAAGCCGATCGCCCGCGCACGCTCCTCCTTTCCTCGCACAAGCCAGAGCAGGAAGAACGCTCCGACGAGCGCGGCGAGCTGGGGCGCGGTCTCGAGCCCGATCCCGAAGCTTAGCGCCACCATCGCGCCCACAACCGCACCCGACCGCCAGCCGCCGCGGCGCATCACCGCCAGGAGAGCGATTTGGAGCAGCACGACCTGCAGCGCGTGATGATCGACTCGGCCCGGCAGGAACAAAGCGTTGGCGGGATAGGCCAGCGCCGCGATCACGATCGCCGGAAGCGCGCCTGCGGGAGGCCCGATGCGCCGAGCCATCCGAGCGGAGAGAGTGAGATAAAGGGCGAACAGCAGCGTCGGCGCGACGATCACCGCCATCAGTTCGGCATTCGACTGACCGAGCAACGGCCGCGCCGTCAGGATCAGCGCAGCCGGCAGCAGATCGTTGAGCCGCGACCAGTGCATCGGAGCGCCGGCCGGCGGCGCCAGCCGATACTGAGTCCAGTCGGCAAAGCCCTGCCCCGCGATCCAGTCCCGGACCTGCGCGAGCCGCATCATGTCGTCGGTATCCGGAAGGTTGAGCCAGCGCAGCTGTGCCCAGTCGCGCGCGACCCAGCAGGCGGCGAGCAGCAACGCGAACGCCGCTGCCGTGAGCGCATCCTTGCGGCGGCCGTCGAACGTCATGGTCCGCTCCTGTCGGTCAGCGCGCGATCCCGGCTGCTCCGCCGCCGGCGGTCAGCACCGTCACGAAGTGGAGCCGCCGGTCGAAGAACCAGCCGAGCGGCCCCGGATACAGCGCGAGCCGATCGGCAAGCTCGCCGGGCAGGAGCCCGCGCTCGCGCCACAGCGCTGCCCATTCACGCCGCGAAAGATAGTTGTAAGGCAGGCGAACCCCGTGGGCGGCGTTGCCCACCCAGTCCATCAGCCGCAGCGTCGCGCCGGCGGCGAGGCCGTCGCGGAAATGGTCCTTCACGACGACATGGCGCGCGACCCGCGCGGCCTCTGCCAGCACCGCGCCCGGATCGTCGGTGTGGTGCAACACATCGACGAGGATCGCGGCGTCGAAACCGGCGTCGGGGAAGGGCAGGCTGACGCCGTCATAGGGCCGGACGGGAATGGCAGTGTCAGGACGCACGAGCACGTCGACGCCCTCGATCGTCACATCGGGCCGCAGCGCCATCACCCGCCGCGCGAGGTCGCCGCTGCCCGCGCCGATATCGAGCACGCGCGCACCGTGCGGCAGGCGCTGCGCCACCGCCACCGAGAGCTTTCGAACGCGGCGGCCGAACACGATACGGGCATGCAGGCGCTTGAGCATCGCGTTCCCTCGAGTGGCAGGTCCGTCTTCTCCTGCGGCATCCGCCTTGAAGGATGGTTAACGGCGCCGCGTTTCGGATTGGCAGGAGCGGTGCGTTAACCACTTCTTCGGGGGCGGCATCCTAGTTCCCGGACAACCCGTTGGAGACGCCGCCATGTCCGCCGCCCCTGCCCGCGCCCGGCCACTGCCGCGCACTCCTACGCCGTCCAGCGCTGCCGCACCGATCGAGCTTTCGATCGTGATGCCGTGCCTCAACGAGGCGGAGACGCTGGCGGTCTGCATCAAGAAGGCCAATGCGTTTCTCGCAAGGCATGGCGTGGCGGGCGAAATCATCGTCGCCGACAATGGCTCGACCGACGGTTCGCAGCAGATCGCCAACGCGCTGGGAGCGCGGATCGTGGCGATAGAGGCACGCGGCTATGGCGCCGCACTGATCGGCGGAATCGCCGCGGCGCGCGGCCGCTATGTGGCGATGGGTGATGCCGACGACAGCTATGATTTCGAAGCGCTGCTGCCGTTCGTCGAAAGCCTTCGCGCGGGCGCCGACCTGGTGATGGGCAACCGCTTCCGCGGCGGCATCGCGCCCGGCGCCATGCCGGCGCTCCACAAATATCTGGGCAATCCGGTGCTCAGCTTCGTCGGCCGGACCTTCTTCGGCACGCGCGTTGGCGATTTTCACTGCGGCTTGCGTGCGTTCCGCCGCGACGCGGTGCTTGCCCTGGGTCTGACCGCGCCCGGAATGGAATTCGCAAGCGAGATGGTGGTGAAGGCCGCGCTGCGCGGGCTCGACATTCGCGAAGTGCCGACCACGCTTCAGCCCGACGGGCGCAGCCGCCCGCCGCACCTGCGCACCTGGCGCGACGGATGGCGGCATCTGCGCTTCCTGCTGATCTATGCTCCGAAGTGGCTGCTGCTCTATCCGGGGCTGGCGCTCGCGGCGGCGGGATTGCTGGGCGTGATCGGATTGCTCCCCGGCGACGTCGCACTCGGCCAGATCCGACTGGGCGTGCACACGATGATCTTCGCGGCGATGGCAGTGCTGATCGGGTCGCAATTGGTGGGCCTCAGCGTGCTCGCGCGGCGCTATGGCGCGATCGCAGGACTCTGGCCCGAAAGCGGCTTGATGCGCCGCGTGCGCAACTGGTTCACCGTCGAGCGGGCGTGCATCGCCGGTGCGCTGATGCTGGCGGGTGGGATCGCCGGCGCGGGACTTGCGACGGCGATCTGGGCGCAGAGCGGATTCGGCGCGATGGACCCGGCGGATCTGATGCGGCTCACCATCCCGTCGATGCTGCTCGGCTGCCTTGGCGTGCAAACGGTGGTGACTGCCTTCTTCATCGGCCTGCTCGATCAGCCGCGCCGCTGAGCGCAGTGGCTATCCGGCGGTGCCCAGCCACGCCTGACGGAAGGCGCGCTGCGCATCGGTCAGCGGCATCCCCTTGGCTTCAAACGGCACGATCGTGATTGCAGGATCGGCGGCATAGGTCATCGGCAGGGCGACTTCGCTTCCATCGCGGCGGCGGACCGCCACGACCACCCGGTCGCCGGGCGCACGCGCCTGCGTGGCGGCGCTCCAGGCGCCGGGGTCCGCCACGGCGGCGCCATCGACGGCCAGAATGGTGTCGCCGGTGTCGACGCCAGCCGCATAGAGCGGCGATCCCGGCGGCGGAGCCTGCGTCACGCGCACGCCTCCTTCGCCCGCTTCGAGCCCGACCGGTCCCGCCCAGGCTGCCGTGGGCCGCGCCAGCTCGTAGGAAAGGCCCGCCTGCGCGAGCAGCGGCGCGAAATCGGGCAAGCCGCTCGCCTCGATGGTCTCGGCGAAGAATTGCTCGGCGAAGGCCGCGTCGCCGGTCACCTGCGCGAGCGCCGCCTGCAGATCATCGGGCGTATAGGGCCGCTCGGAGCGTCCGTGCGTTTCCCACAGCAGGCGCATGTAATCGTCCAGCGTCACGCCCTCGAACCGCTGGCGCAACGTCAGGTCGAGCGCGAGCCCGATGATCTGGCCATAGGGATAGTAGGAGGTGAAGATGCTCTCGTTGACCGGGTCGATCGCCGTCGCCGCATCGACGAACGGAGCGCGCAGGCTCATCTCTTGCGGCGAGCCATAGCGGCGGCCGGGAGCGTTGACGATGTAGTTGAGTGTTCCGCCGGTCACATTGAGGAACTGGCCGAGGTCCCATTCGCCGGCCCGGATCAGTGCCAGCGGCGCATAATAGCTGGTGAAGCCCTCGGCGAACCATAGCGAAGGCGTGGGATTTGCTTGGGTGAAATCGAACGGTTGCAGTTCCGCAGGGCGCAGCCGCTCGACGTTCCAGGCGTGAATGAACTCGTGGCTGAGCGTGCCGATCTGCTGATAGTTCGCCGCTTCGAGCCCGCGCGTGTTGCTGAGAATCGTCGAATTGCGATGCTCCATTCCGTCGCCGGAAACCCACGGCAGATAATCGGCGATGAAAGTGTAGCTGCCATAGTCGAACCGCGGCAGCTCGCCCCAGACGGCGATCTGCGCATCGACGACGCGCTTGGCCATTTCGGCGAAGCGATCGGCGCTTTCGGCGCTGCCCTGGTGATGGATTGCGAGGCGGATTGTCTGGTCGCCCACCTGCCATTCGCGGACCATGTGGTCGCTCAGCTCGGTGGGGCTGTCCATGAAATATTGGAGGTTGGGCGCCCAATAGGCATTCGCCTCGCCGTCGACCGCCGGCAGCTGAGTCGCGACCTTCCAGTCGGCGCCTTCCAGCGGCTCGAACCGCACGCGGATGCGGCGCTCCTCCTGCCCCTCGGCCCACAGGAAGGTGGCGGGCATGTTGAGATGCGCATGGGTAGTGTCGATCTGCGAATAGGTGCCGTCGGCCCGATCGGCATAGAGCGTGTAGCTCAGCGCCACCGTCCCGTCATGCTCGGGCACCGTCCAGCTGTAGGGATCGGTGCGCGCGATCGGCAGCGGATTGCCCGCGCCGTCGACCGCGGAAACCGAATAGACGTTCTTGGCGAATTCGTGGATCGCATAGCGCCCCGGCGACGAGCGCGACATGCGGAAGGTGACCGGTTCGGCGGGCAGGTCGCGATAGGTGACGGTGATCCGCGCCTCGTGATGCTCCGCCTCGGGAAAGGAGACGTCATAGGAGACCGGCGCGTCCGGTGCGCTATCCTGCGCATGCGCCGAACCCGCCATCGCCAGCGCCACAACCGCCGCACCCGTCGCCCAATTCCGCATCGTTCCGATCCCTCCGCTTGGCAGCGCCTCCACGCGGCGCCGCGTGCGCGTTTATGGAGCGGCGGAGGGCGGCAGTCCATGGGGGCGGATCGTCAAGGCGCGAGGCGACAGGCGAAGGCGGCGCCGGCCGACGCACCCTGCTTCTGCTCAGAACCCTTTGGCGACAGGCCCGTTGGCGAAGAGTGATCGGAACAGAAGGGCGCGCGCCGCCGAGCCTCGCGAAGCCCTTTCCTGAGTCGATCCATACTGAGGAGACAGACGAGAAAGGAAAGAAAATGGCCATCAGATCCGGATCGATCGCCATGCTGCTGGGCGCCGCCGCGCTGGCGGGTTGCACCGTGGCCGACACGCCGCCCGCCACAGGCGCACATG from Sphingosinithalassobacter sp. CS137 harbors:
- a CDS encoding glycosyltransferase family 2 protein; its protein translation is MNRPRLSVVVPCYNEEGCLDALHARVSAAARTAMGDSYEIVFVNDGSKDATWQVMQRLAAADPHLVAINLSRNHGHQLALTAGLDLCAGDEILIIDADLQDPPELLADMRATMAAQQADVVYAVRRRREGETFFKKLTAAAFYRVLDRVTDTPIPLDTGDFRLMSRRALDAFLSLPEQARFIRGMVAWIGFRQVPFVYDRAERHAGESKYPLGKMIRFALDAVTGFSTAPLRFASHVGLWLTAASVLLVLYIAVGWLSGSAVQGWTSTMLVVVLLGAVQMFVLGMIGEYLGRLYVESKRRPLYLVADVAGPVQGHARLGYRYQDSGAVSVSPQVWDQPEGEASTISDSPGENGIRPSA
- a CDS encoding GNAT family N-acetyltransferase, with amino-acid sequence MSALPITARIADGVASIPAAHWDACAGSRNPFVSHAFLSILERSGSATPRAGWQSMPLVIDDAAGMPVAVAPAYAKSHSQGEYVFDHAWADAWERAGGRYYPKVQVAVPFTPVPGPRLLLRADAPEAAAAALIAAIEALTDQNRLSSAHATFVAPEQLPEFERAGWLVRAGTQFHWANRDYDSFDAFLGDLASRKRKAIRKERAAALESGITVRHLSGAAITEAHWNAFWEFYQDTGSRKWGRPYLTRPFFSMLGEAMGDKVLLILAERDGRPIAGALNLIGADTLYGRYWGCVEDVPFLHFELCYYQAIDAAIARGLSSVEAGAQGEHKLARGYAPVRTWSAHYLPDPGFRRAVADYLDREREAVAAEEEYLGELMPFRKASA
- a CDS encoding class I SAM-dependent methyltransferase, whose amino-acid sequence is MLKRLHARIVFGRRVRKLSVAVAQRLPHGARVLDIGAGSGDLARRVMALRPDVTIEGVDVLVRPDTAIPVRPYDGVSLPFPDAGFDAAILVDVLHHTDDPGAVLAEAARVARHVVVKDHFRDGLAAGATLRLMDWVGNAAHGVRLPYNYLSRREWAALWRERGLLPGELADRLALYPGPLGWFFDRRLHFVTVLTAGGGAAGIAR
- a CDS encoding M61 family metallopeptidase, with amino-acid sequence MRNWATGAAVVALAMAGSAHAQDSAPDAPVSYDVSFPEAEHHEARITVTYRDLPAEPVTFRMSRSSPGRYAIHEFAKNVYSVSAVDGAGNPLPIARTDPYSWTVPEHDGTVALSYTLYADRADGTYSQIDTTHAHLNMPATFLWAEGQEERRIRVRFEPLEGADWKVATQLPAVDGEANAYWAPNLQYFMDSPTELSDHMVREWQVGDQTIRLAIHHQGSAESADRFAEMAKRVVDAQIAVWGELPRFDYGSYTFIADYLPWVSGDGMEHRNSTILSNTRGLEAANYQQIGTLSHEFIHAWNVERLRPAELQPFDFTQANPTPSLWFAEGFTSYYAPLALIRAGEWDLGQFLNVTGGTLNYIVNAPGRRYGSPQEMSLRAPFVDAATAIDPVNESIFTSYYPYGQIIGLALDLTLRQRFEGVTLDDYMRLLWETHGRSERPYTPDDLQAALAQVTGDAAFAEQFFAETIEASGLPDFAPLLAQAGLSYELARPTAAWAGPVGLEAGEGGVRVTQAPPPGSPLYAAGVDTGDTILAVDGAAVADPGAWSAATQARAPGDRVVVAVRRRDGSEVALPMTYAADPAITIVPFEAKGMPLTDAQRAFRQAWLGTAG
- a CDS encoding glycosyltransferase family 2 protein yields the protein MSAAPARARPLPRTPTPSSAAAPIELSIVMPCLNEAETLAVCIKKANAFLARHGVAGEIIVADNGSTDGSQQIANALGARIVAIEARGYGAALIGGIAAARGRYVAMGDADDSYDFEALLPFVESLRAGADLVMGNRFRGGIAPGAMPALHKYLGNPVLSFVGRTFFGTRVGDFHCGLRAFRRDAVLALGLTAPGMEFASEMVVKAALRGLDIREVPTTLQPDGRSRPPHLRTWRDGWRHLRFLLIYAPKWLLLYPGLALAAAGLLGVIGLLPGDVALGQIRLGVHTMIFAAMAVLIGSQLVGLSVLARRYGAIAGLWPESGLMRRVRNWFTVERACIAGALMLAGGIAGAGLATAIWAQSGFGAMDPADLMRLTIPSMLLGCLGVQTVVTAFFIGLLDQPRR